Proteins encoded within one genomic window of Canis lupus dingo isolate Sandy chromosome 28, ASM325472v2, whole genome shotgun sequence:
- the LDB1 gene encoding LIM domain-binding protein 1 isoform X2: protein MSVGCACPGCSSKSFKLYSPKEPPNGNAFPPFHPGTMLDRDVGPTPMYPPTYLEPGIGRHTPYGNQTDYRIFELNKRLQNWTEECDNLWWDAFTTEFFEDDAMLTITFCLEDGPKRYTIGRTLIPRYFRSIFEGGATELYYVLKHPKEAFHSNFVSLDCDQGSMVTQHGKPMFTQVCVEGRLYLEFMFDDMMRIKTWHFSIRQHRELIPRSILAMHAQDPQMLDQLSKNITRCGLSNSTLNYLRLCVILEPMQELMSRHKTYSLSPRDCLKTCLFQKWQRMVAPPAEPARQQPSKRRKRKMSGGSTMSSGGGNTNNSNSKKKSPASTFALSSQDVMVVGEPTLMGGEFGDEDERLITRLENTQFDAANGIDDEDSFNNSPALGANSPWNSKPPSSQESKSENPTSQASQ, encoded by the exons gtTGTTCCTCAAAGTCCTTCAAGCTGTACTCACCGAAGGAGCCCCCGAACGGCAACGCCTTCCCCCCCTTCCATCCCGGCACCATGCTAGATCGGGATGTGGG CCCAACTCCCATGTACCCGCCTACATACCTGGAGCCTGGGATTGG GAGGCACACACCATATGGCAACCAAACTGACTACAGAATATTTGAGCTTAACAAACGGCTTCAAAACTGGACAGAG GAGTGTGACAATCTCTGGTGGGATGCTTTCACAACTGAGTTCTTTGAGGATGATGCCATGTTAACCATCACTTTCTGCCTGGAGGATGGACCAAAGAGATATA CCATTGGCCGGACCTTGATCCCACGCTACTTTCGCAGCATCTTTGAAGGGGGTGCTACGGAGCTATACTATGTGCTTAAGCACCCTAAGGAGGCATTCCACAGCAACTTTGTGTCCCTCGACTGTGACCAAGGCAGCATGGTGACCCAGCATGGCAAACCCATGTTCACCCAG GTGTGTGTGGAGGGCCGGTTGTACCTAGAGTTCATGTTTGACGACATGATGCGGATAAAGACGTGGCACTTCAGCATCCGGCAGCACCGAGAGCTCATCCCCCGCAGCATCCTTGCCATGCAT GCCCAGGACCCCCAGATGCTGGATCAGCTCTCCAAAAATATCACCCGATGTGGGCTGTCCAATTCCACTCTCAACTACCTCCGA CTCTGTGTGATACTCGAGCCCATGCAGGAGCTCATGTCCCGTCACAAGACCTACAGCCTCAGCCCCCGTGACTGCCTCAAGACCTGCCTTTTCCAGAAGTGGCAGCGCATGGTAGCACCCCCCG CGGAGCCTGCACGGCAGCAGCCCAGCAAGCGGCGGAAACGAAAGATGTCAGGGGGCAGCACCATGAGCTCGGGGGGTGGCAACAccaacaacagcaacagcaagaAGAAAAGCCCAGCCAGCACCTTCGCCCTCTCCAGCCAG GATGTGATGGTGGTGGGGGAGCCCACCCTGATGGGCGGGGAGTTCGGGGACGAGGACGAGAGGCTCATCACCCGGCTGGAGAACACCCAGTTTGACGCGGCCAACGGCATTGACGACGAGGACAGCTTTAACAACTCCCCCGCCCTGGGCGCCAACAGCCCCTGGAACAGCAAGCCTCCATCCAGCCAAGAAAGCAAATCGGAGAACCCCACATCACAGGCCTCCCAGTAG
- the LDB1 gene encoding LIM domain-binding protein 1 isoform X1, with translation MSVGCACPGCSSKSFKLYSPKEPPNGNAFPPFHPGTMLDRDVGPTPMYPPTYLEPGIGRHTPYGNQTDYRIFELNKRLQNWTEECDNLWWDAFTTEFFEDDAMLTITFCLEDGPKRYTIGRTLIPRYFRSIFEGGATELYYVLKHPKEAFHSNFVSLDCDQGSMVTQHGKPMFTQVCVEGRLYLEFMFDDMMRIKTWHFSIRQHRELIPRSILAMHAQDPQMLDQLSKNITRCGLSNSTLNYLRLCVILEPMQELMSRHKTYSLSPRDCLKTCLFQKWQRMVAPPAEPARQQPSKRRKRKMSGGSTMSSGGGNTNNSNSKKKSPASTFALSSQVPDVMVVGEPTLMGGEFGDEDERLITRLENTQFDAANGIDDEDSFNNSPALGANSPWNSKPPSSQESKSENPTSQASQ, from the exons gtTGTTCCTCAAAGTCCTTCAAGCTGTACTCACCGAAGGAGCCCCCGAACGGCAACGCCTTCCCCCCCTTCCATCCCGGCACCATGCTAGATCGGGATGTGGG CCCAACTCCCATGTACCCGCCTACATACCTGGAGCCTGGGATTGG GAGGCACACACCATATGGCAACCAAACTGACTACAGAATATTTGAGCTTAACAAACGGCTTCAAAACTGGACAGAG GAGTGTGACAATCTCTGGTGGGATGCTTTCACAACTGAGTTCTTTGAGGATGATGCCATGTTAACCATCACTTTCTGCCTGGAGGATGGACCAAAGAGATATA CCATTGGCCGGACCTTGATCCCACGCTACTTTCGCAGCATCTTTGAAGGGGGTGCTACGGAGCTATACTATGTGCTTAAGCACCCTAAGGAGGCATTCCACAGCAACTTTGTGTCCCTCGACTGTGACCAAGGCAGCATGGTGACCCAGCATGGCAAACCCATGTTCACCCAG GTGTGTGTGGAGGGCCGGTTGTACCTAGAGTTCATGTTTGACGACATGATGCGGATAAAGACGTGGCACTTCAGCATCCGGCAGCACCGAGAGCTCATCCCCCGCAGCATCCTTGCCATGCAT GCCCAGGACCCCCAGATGCTGGATCAGCTCTCCAAAAATATCACCCGATGTGGGCTGTCCAATTCCACTCTCAACTACCTCCGA CTCTGTGTGATACTCGAGCCCATGCAGGAGCTCATGTCCCGTCACAAGACCTACAGCCTCAGCCCCCGTGACTGCCTCAAGACCTGCCTTTTCCAGAAGTGGCAGCGCATGGTAGCACCCCCCG CGGAGCCTGCACGGCAGCAGCCCAGCAAGCGGCGGAAACGAAAGATGTCAGGGGGCAGCACCATGAGCTCGGGGGGTGGCAACAccaacaacagcaacagcaagaAGAAAAGCCCAGCCAGCACCTTCGCCCTCTCCAGCCAGGTACCT GATGTGATGGTGGTGGGGGAGCCCACCCTGATGGGCGGGGAGTTCGGGGACGAGGACGAGAGGCTCATCACCCGGCTGGAGAACACCCAGTTTGACGCGGCCAACGGCATTGACGACGAGGACAGCTTTAACAACTCCCCCGCCCTGGGCGCCAACAGCCCCTGGAACAGCAAGCCTCCATCCAGCCAAGAAAGCAAATCGGAGAACCCCACATCACAGGCCTCCCAGTAG
- the LDB1 gene encoding LIM domain-binding protein 1 isoform X3, whose translation MLDRDVGPTPMYPPTYLEPGIGRHTPYGNQTDYRIFELNKRLQNWTEECDNLWWDAFTTEFFEDDAMLTITFCLEDGPKRYTIGRTLIPRYFRSIFEGGATELYYVLKHPKEAFHSNFVSLDCDQGSMVTQHGKPMFTQVCVEGRLYLEFMFDDMMRIKTWHFSIRQHRELIPRSILAMHAQDPQMLDQLSKNITRCGLSNSTLNYLRLCVILEPMQELMSRHKTYSLSPRDCLKTCLFQKWQRMVAPPAEPARQQPSKRRKRKMSGGSTMSSGGGNTNNSNSKKKSPASTFALSSQVPDVMVVGEPTLMGGEFGDEDERLITRLENTQFDAANGIDDEDSFNNSPALGANSPWNSKPPSSQESKSENPTSQASQ comes from the exons ATGCTAGATCGGGATGTGGG CCCAACTCCCATGTACCCGCCTACATACCTGGAGCCTGGGATTGG GAGGCACACACCATATGGCAACCAAACTGACTACAGAATATTTGAGCTTAACAAACGGCTTCAAAACTGGACAGAG GAGTGTGACAATCTCTGGTGGGATGCTTTCACAACTGAGTTCTTTGAGGATGATGCCATGTTAACCATCACTTTCTGCCTGGAGGATGGACCAAAGAGATATA CCATTGGCCGGACCTTGATCCCACGCTACTTTCGCAGCATCTTTGAAGGGGGTGCTACGGAGCTATACTATGTGCTTAAGCACCCTAAGGAGGCATTCCACAGCAACTTTGTGTCCCTCGACTGTGACCAAGGCAGCATGGTGACCCAGCATGGCAAACCCATGTTCACCCAG GTGTGTGTGGAGGGCCGGTTGTACCTAGAGTTCATGTTTGACGACATGATGCGGATAAAGACGTGGCACTTCAGCATCCGGCAGCACCGAGAGCTCATCCCCCGCAGCATCCTTGCCATGCAT GCCCAGGACCCCCAGATGCTGGATCAGCTCTCCAAAAATATCACCCGATGTGGGCTGTCCAATTCCACTCTCAACTACCTCCGA CTCTGTGTGATACTCGAGCCCATGCAGGAGCTCATGTCCCGTCACAAGACCTACAGCCTCAGCCCCCGTGACTGCCTCAAGACCTGCCTTTTCCAGAAGTGGCAGCGCATGGTAGCACCCCCCG CGGAGCCTGCACGGCAGCAGCCCAGCAAGCGGCGGAAACGAAAGATGTCAGGGGGCAGCACCATGAGCTCGGGGGGTGGCAACAccaacaacagcaacagcaagaAGAAAAGCCCAGCCAGCACCTTCGCCCTCTCCAGCCAGGTACCT GATGTGATGGTGGTGGGGGAGCCCACCCTGATGGGCGGGGAGTTCGGGGACGAGGACGAGAGGCTCATCACCCGGCTGGAGAACACCCAGTTTGACGCGGCCAACGGCATTGACGACGAGGACAGCTTTAACAACTCCCCCGCCCTGGGCGCCAACAGCCCCTGGAACAGCAAGCCTCCATCCAGCCAAGAAAGCAAATCGGAGAACCCCACATCACAGGCCTCCCAGTAG